DNA sequence from the Tissierella sp. genome:
GTCATTAATAGAAAAGGACACAAAGAAAAACTATATTTTTTCTAGGAAAAACCTAATTTATCTAATCTTGCCCCTTATAGTTGAGCAGCTGCTGGCAGTAGCCGTTGGTATGGCAGACACCGTAATGGTTGCCAGTGTTGGGGAAAGGGCAGTATCAGCAGTATCATTAGTGGATTCAATAAATATTTTGCTCATAAACATATTTGGAGCATTGGCAACAGGTGGAGCAGTGGTTGCAGGCCAATATATAGGAAGAAATGAAAGTAAAAAGGCCTCGGAGGCAGGGGAGCAGCTCATAGTATTTGTAACACTTATTTCCCTAGTTATAATGGCATTGATGTATGCTGCTAGAAGCTTTATATTAAATGTAGTATTTGGATCAATAGAGCCACTGGTAGCAGAGTATGCCAATACCTATATGATGATTGTATTTGCAAGTATTCCTTTTATAGCAATATATAATAGTGGAGCTGCATTATTTAGGGCTATGGGAAATTCTCAAATAACTATGAAAACCTCTTTGATTATGAATACCATCAATGTTGTGGGTAATGCAATATTAATATATGGATTTCGAATGGGGGTTGAAGGGGTTGCTATTCCAACCCTTTTATCTAGAGCAGTTGCTGCAATAATCATTGTTTTATTACTTAGGGATAAAAACCTTACTATTCATATAAGTAAGCCCTTCAAATACAAATTTAATAGAAAAATGGTTAAAAATATTCTTCAAATAGGAGTACCGAATGGTATAGAAAATAGCATGTTTCAGCTAGGCAAGATATTATTATTAAGTGTAGTATCAGGATTTGGAACAGCTGCTATTACTGCAAATGCAGTTGCAGGTACGGTTACAGGATTTCAATTTCTACCTGCTGCAGCCATAGGATTAGGTCTGGTTACTGTAGTTAGCCAGTGTGTTGGAGCTGGAGATTATGACCAAGCCAGATATTATACCAAAGTCCTTCTTAAATATGCTTATATTGCTTTAGCTATTGTAAATGGAATTATAATACTATCATCATCATTTATACTGAAGGTATACAATCTATCGCCAGATACGGCAGCACTTGCTAGAAAGATAATAATATTTTATGGAATAAATGCTTGCATAGCATGGCCAGTAGGATTTACCCTTGCGAATACCTTAAGGGCTGCAAAGGATGTACGATATGCAATGATAGTAAGTGTAGGCTCCATGTGGATTACAAGGATTGGACTAGGCATATTGTTTGCTAGAT
Encoded proteins:
- a CDS encoding MATE family efflux transporter; its protein translation is MEKSLIEKDTKKNYIFSRKNLIYLILPLIVEQLLAVAVGMADTVMVASVGERAVSAVSLVDSINILLINIFGALATGGAVVAGQYIGRNESKKASEAGEQLIVFVTLISLVIMALMYAARSFILNVVFGSIEPLVAEYANTYMMIVFASIPFIAIYNSGAALFRAMGNSQITMKTSLIMNTINVVGNAILIYGFRMGVEGVAIPTLLSRAVAAIIIVLLLRDKNLTIHISKPFKYKFNRKMVKNILQIGVPNGIENSMFQLGKILLLSVVSGFGTAAITANAVAGTVTGFQFLPAAAIGLGLVTVVSQCVGAGDYDQARYYTKVLLKYAYIALAIVNGIIILSSSFILKVYNLSPDTAALARKIIIFYGINACIAWPVGFTLANTLRAAKDVRYAMIVSVGSMWITRIGLGILFARYLDFGMFGVWMAMICDWYVRAGFFIHRYRGNKWEKKAV